One window of Phalacrocorax carbo chromosome 1, bPhaCar2.1, whole genome shotgun sequence genomic DNA carries:
- the LOC104041682 gene encoding histone H2B 5, producing the protein MPEPAKSTSAPKKGSKKAVTKTQKKGDKKRHKSRKESYSIYVYKVLKQVHPDTGISSKAMGIMNSFVNDIFERIAGEASRLAHYNKRSTITSREIQTAVRLLLPGELAKHAVSEGTKAVTKYTSSK; encoded by the coding sequence ATGCCGGAGCCAGCGAAGTCCACCTCTGCCCCCAAAAAGGGCTCCAAGAAAGCTGTGACAAAGACCCAGAAGAAGGGTGATAAGAAGCGACacaagagcaggaaagaaagcTACTCCATCTATGTCTACAAGGTGCTAAAGCAGGTCCACCCCGACACCGGCATCTCCTCCAAGGCCATGGGCATCATGAACTCCTTTGTCAATGACATCTTTGAGCGCATCGCTGGAGAAGCCTCCCGCCTGGCCCATTACAACAAGCGATCCACCATCACCTCCCGGGAGATTCAGACAGCCGTGCgcctgctgctcccaggagaGCTGGCCAAGCACGCTGTCTCGGAGGGCACCAAGGCTGTCACCAAGTACACAAGCTCCAAGTAG